From a single Shewanella denitrificans OS217 genomic region:
- the hda gene encoding DnaA inactivator Hda, whose protein sequence is MTQNSPRQLSLPVYLPDDETFQSYYPASGNDELIQKLQASAQGGLSSSLYIYGPVKSGRTHLMHAACALANDKDRRTLYIPLGIHASISPALFEGLESLELICIDDIDAIAGHPIWEEAIFHLYNRIAEHKDCHLIVSGKASPTEAGFLLPDLVSRMQWGLIYQLQPMADDEKLLALQRRAAMRGLQLSDEVGRFLLTRMARDLRTLFDVLDKLDKASMVHQRKLTIPFIKEMLRL, encoded by the coding sequence GTGACCCAAAACTCACCGAGACAGTTATCTTTACCCGTCTATTTACCTGACGATGAAACTTTTCAGAGTTATTACCCGGCCTCGGGTAATGATGAACTGATCCAAAAGTTGCAAGCCAGTGCGCAAGGGGGATTAAGTTCTTCCTTGTATATTTACGGACCGGTAAAGTCCGGCCGCACGCATCTGATGCACGCCGCCTGTGCGTTAGCGAACGATAAAGACAGGCGTACCTTGTATATTCCCCTCGGGATCCACGCCAGTATTTCACCGGCGTTATTCGAAGGCTTAGAATCCCTTGAGCTTATCTGTATCGATGATATTGATGCCATCGCAGGTCACCCCATTTGGGAAGAGGCGATATTTCATCTCTATAATCGCATTGCTGAGCACAAAGATTGTCATTTGATTGTCAGTGGTAAAGCCTCGCCAACGGAAGCGGGTTTTTTATTACCTGACTTAGTGTCACGGATGCAGTGGGGGTTAATTTATCAACTCCAACCTATGGCAGATGATGAGAAGTTACTGGCATTGCAGCGCCGTGCTGCCATGCGGGGGTTACAGCTTTCAGATGAGGTAGGGCGCTTTTTATTGACTCGAATGGCACGAGACCTGCGTACCTTATTTGATGTGCTCGATAAGCTAGATAAAGCCTCAATGGTGCATCAGCGTAAGCTGACCATACCCTTTATTAAAGAAATGCTTAGGTTGTAG
- a CDS encoding DUF2069 domain-containing protein — translation MTSQHLFQLSRLGYLGLICLLAGRFITQGLEGQYSLLFSLLWIIPILLPVRGIIKGHPYTYAWASFILCLYMLHGLTLLYVTETAQIFALIEVVLIGLLLLSFPFYARLRGRELGLGLKKKSVVEAEERAAVEAAKLSNTK, via the coding sequence ATGACTTCTCAGCACTTATTTCAACTCAGCCGCCTTGGTTACTTAGGCCTTATTTGCCTGCTCGCCGGCCGTTTTATCACCCAAGGTTTAGAAGGGCAGTATTCATTATTGTTTAGCTTATTGTGGATAATCCCTATCCTGTTACCGGTAAGAGGCATCATTAAGGGCCACCCTTATACCTATGCTTGGGCGAGTTTTATCTTGTGTTTGTATATGCTGCACGGTTTAACCTTACTTTATGTCACAGAAACAGCACAAATTTTTGCGTTAATTGAAGTGGTACTCATAGGGCTACTACTGTTAAGTTTTCCCTTCTATGCCAGATTGCGCGGACGCGAGCTTGGCCTTGGATTGAAGAAGAAATCTGTAGTAGAAGCTGAAGAACGCGCGGCAGTCGAAGCGGCAAAACTATCAAACACGAAATAA
- the arsC gene encoding arsenate reductase (glutaredoxin) (This arsenate reductase requires both glutathione and glutaredoxin to convert arsenate to arsenite, after which the efflux transporter formed by ArsA and ArsB can extrude the arsenite from the cell, providing resistance.): MTEISIYHNPRCSKSRETLALLENRGLKIKVVEYLKQTPTADDIAELLRRLNISARQLMRTKETEYKALGLDDISLTEAELIQAMISTPKLIERPIVLANGKAAIGRPPENVLAIL; this comes from the coding sequence CACGCTGCTCTAAAAGCCGTGAAACCTTAGCCCTACTGGAAAACCGTGGTCTGAAAATTAAGGTAGTCGAATACTTAAAACAGACGCCCACTGCCGATGACATCGCTGAGCTATTACGCCGGCTTAATATCTCAGCAAGGCAGTTGATGCGTACCAAGGAAACCGAATACAAGGCCCTAGGCTTAGATGATATCAGCCTAACTGAGGCTGAACTCATCCAGGCTATGATCAGCACACCAAAGTTGATTGAGCGCCCCATAGTACTGGCTAATGGCAAAGCAGCCATAGGTCGCCCTCCTGAAAACGTATTAGCGATATTATAA